The following coding sequences are from one Candidatus Thermoplasmatota archaeon window:
- a CDS encoding peptidyl-prolyl cis-trans isomerase — MAKQVHAAHILVKGEDKAKELLTKVNSGENFVELAKRFSDCPSGKKGGDLGWFGRGQMVREFEEAAFNGQKGSTVGPVRTQFGWHLIKILDQR; from the coding sequence ATGGCAAAGCAAGTCCATGCAGCGCACATCCTTGTGAAGGGCGAGGACAAGGCAAAGGAACTGCTCACGAAGGTCAACTCGGGCGAGAACTTCGTTGAGCTGGCGAAGAGGTTCTCGGATTGTCCGTCAGGCAAGAAAGGAGGCGACCTCGGGTGGTTCGGCAGAGGACAGATGGTCCGGGAGTTCGAAGAGGCCGCTTTCAATGGTCAGAAAGGTTCGACCGTAGGTCCTGTGAGGACGCAGTTCGGATGGCATCTGATCAAGATTTTGGATCAGCGATAG
- a CDS encoding thioredoxin family protein produces MAKEIKSNKLARIVREEREAALVLFFGNWCIDCRESKPTWESWTDSRAGPIFMVEIMRGDPEWKDWNIDEIPTVAAFVGGTEIGRIQGVISPEGLDRLWRLVSRGRA; encoded by the coding sequence TTGGCGAAGGAGATCAAATCCAACAAGCTCGCTAGAATCGTGAGAGAGGAGCGCGAGGCTGCTCTGGTTCTTTTCTTCGGTAACTGGTGCATCGACTGCAGGGAGTCCAAGCCCACCTGGGAGTCCTGGACAGATAGCAGGGCTGGACCCATATTCATGGTGGAGATCATGCGCGGAGATCCTGAATGGAAGGATTGGAACATAGATGAGATTCCAACTGTGGCTGCGTTTGTTGGAGGCACCGAGATCGGCCGAATCCAGGGCGTGATTTCGCCGGAGGGCCTCGACCGTCTCTGGCGGCTGGTATCTCGAGGAAGAGCATAG
- a CDS encoding winged helix-turn-helix domain-containing protein, translating to MFQEHLFHLGDPRMRVELDKKALFALASDTRLDILKSLQPMRRTVSQLAESLNIDKAAVFRHLKKMEEGGLVKRYEDHGFVYYGLSWKARDLLSPDENTRIVVLLSCTWLLAMGAVFLLVIGMATQYDHILPKSPDTSGYYLQERIDPVRDALIVWLAPALALLAVAVILAFEVYITRKKPRQPSPPKEAGEWDLTAPARED from the coding sequence ATGTTCCAGGAGCACCTATTCCATCTAGGCGACCCGAGGATGCGAGTAGAGCTTGACAAGAAAGCGTTGTTCGCGCTAGCCTCTGACACGAGGCTGGACATACTGAAATCGCTACAGCCGATGCGGAGGACCGTGTCGCAGCTTGCCGAGTCACTCAACATAGACAAGGCGGCGGTCTTCAGGCACCTGAAGAAGATGGAGGAGGGCGGCCTCGTCAAGAGATACGAGGACCACGGGTTCGTGTACTACGGGCTTTCTTGGAAGGCGAGAGACCTCCTTTCTCCCGATGAGAACACACGGATAGTAGTGCTTCTATCTTGCACGTGGCTCCTTGCAATGGGAGCGGTGTTCCTGCTCGTCATCGGCATGGCAACACAATACGACCATATCTTGCCAAAATCACCAGACACTTCAGGATACTATCTACAGGAGAGAATCGACCCCGTGCGGGATGCTCTGATTGTATGGCTCGCTCCGGCCCTGGCGTTATTGGCTGTGGCAGTCATACTTGCGTTCGAGGTCTACATAACAAGGAAGAAGCCGCGGCAACCGAGCCCGCCTAAGGAGGCAGGGGAGTGGGATCTCACGGCGCCAGCCCGTGAGGACTAG
- a CDS encoding beta-propeller domain-containing protein: MDSHLKALLALLVAIVAISAGTLVYAIIRTDGHQPLTIDQQVLATFRSRAEMSLFFEKSLDAASQGYPYLGWHSGDPLLSDGSLKYEMGAPSHSETNIQVAGVDEADIVKTDGIYAYIASSDRVSIVAAYPPEDLRNVSSIDADDILEGETQEANFGVSGLFITDGKLVVISWVGGRYDPLDIRLMDFSSLSRPEGIRTIVSVFDMTHPSTPRLEASYSISGHYVGSRLIGDYLYVISQSYVWGSSGLEILPKYWVGGSENSFDPVRIGYDPDTKDANSFLNMLSVRLTTGGFYYISIVAGSSSMIYMSQSALYLTFQKWDMESPTSPSGSVAQWRSTTTTSIYKVTVDGLRMSASARGDVSGWLLNQFSMGEEAPYLRVATTNSGNVTMNNVYILDDELRTVGALEGLAPSEDIYAARFVGDTLYLITFRQVDPLFVIDLSTATAPRVVGELSMPGFSSYLHPVDRDHVLGIGSESGRLKIALYNVSDPANPTEQSKCLTESYSWSAALSDHKAVLFDLQKQLLVIPVTSYDYASGYSTYTGGAYVFDISLTGGISFRGVIQHQATSVWRDAEVQRSLYIEDHLYTISYSMLKVNRLSDLQEENSLVYSEDDPQHHPVLLRGA, translated from the coding sequence ATGGACTCCCATCTCAAAGCTCTGCTTGCACTTCTCGTGGCAATCGTGGCAATCTCCGCCGGAACCTTGGTATACGCGATAATCCGAACAGACGGCCATCAGCCATTGACGATAGACCAGCAAGTGTTGGCCACGTTTCGCTCAAGGGCCGAGATGTCACTCTTTTTCGAGAAGTCTCTAGATGCGGCCAGTCAAGGATATCCCTACCTGGGCTGGCACTCAGGCGACCCCCTGCTATCTGATGGCTCCCTCAAGTACGAGATGGGCGCGCCCTCACACTCCGAAACGAACATACAGGTTGCGGGGGTCGATGAGGCGGACATCGTGAAGACCGACGGAATCTACGCATACATTGCGTCATCAGACAGGGTGAGCATCGTCGCGGCATACCCGCCCGAGGATCTTAGGAACGTCTCCTCTATCGATGCGGATGATATCCTGGAAGGCGAAACCCAAGAAGCCAATTTCGGCGTTTCTGGATTGTTCATCACGGATGGCAAGCTGGTCGTAATCTCATGGGTGGGCGGTCGATACGACCCGCTGGATATCCGGCTGATGGATTTCTCGTCGCTCAGCAGGCCGGAAGGTATCCGGACGATCGTTTCCGTGTTCGACATGACCCACCCATCAACGCCTAGGCTCGAGGCATCATACAGCATATCCGGGCACTATGTCGGGAGCAGGTTGATAGGAGACTACCTCTACGTGATTTCACAGTCGTATGTTTGGGGTTCCAGCGGCCTGGAGATCCTGCCCAAGTACTGGGTCGGCGGCTCGGAGAACAGCTTCGACCCGGTAAGGATTGGATATGACCCGGACACGAAGGACGCGAACTCGTTCTTGAACATGCTCTCCGTTCGATTGACGACGGGTGGCTTCTATTACATTTCGATAGTCGCCGGGTCATCGTCCATGATCTACATGTCCCAGAGCGCGCTCTATCTCACCTTCCAAAAGTGGGATATGGAGTCGCCCACTTCGCCGTCAGGATCTGTAGCTCAATGGCGGAGCACGACAACCACCTCAATCTATAAGGTGACGGTCGACGGACTCAGAATGTCGGCCTCAGCAAGAGGAGACGTCAGCGGTTGGCTGTTGAATCAGTTCTCGATGGGTGAGGAAGCACCGTACTTGAGAGTCGCCACGACTAATTCCGGGAACGTCACCATGAACAACGTGTACATCCTCGACGATGAGCTCAGGACAGTAGGGGCGCTGGAAGGGCTCGCGCCATCCGAAGACATCTACGCCGCTAGGTTCGTCGGAGACACCCTCTATCTGATCACATTCAGACAGGTGGACCCGCTGTTCGTGATCGACCTTTCGACCGCGACAGCACCGAGGGTGGTCGGAGAGTTGTCCATGCCTGGCTTCTCGTCCTATCTGCATCCTGTGGATCGGGACCATGTGCTCGGCATCGGGTCGGAATCAGGCAGACTTAAGATAGCGCTGTACAACGTCTCGGACCCGGCCAATCCGACTGAACAAAGTAAGTGCCTAACCGAATCGTACTCGTGGTCCGCTGCCCTTTCAGACCACAAGGCAGTCCTGTTCGACCTCCAGAAGCAGCTGCTAGTCATCCCTGTGACTAGCTACGATTATGCGTCAGGTTACTCCACCTACACTGGTGGTGCGTACGTCTTCGACATCTCGCTGACCGGCGGTATATCATTCAGAGGTGTGATACAGCACCAAGCCACAAGCGTTTGGAGGGATGCGGAGGTCCAAAGGTCGCTCTACATTGAGGACCATCTGTATACGATATCATATTCGATGCTGAAGGTCAATAGGCTCTCCGACCTGCAGGAGGAGAACTCGTTGGTCTACTCTGAGGATGACCCGCAGCACCACCCCGTCCTACTAAGGGGAGCTTAA